DNA sequence from the Pomacea canaliculata isolate SZHN2017 linkage group LG7, ASM307304v1, whole genome shotgun sequence genome:
GTGCTCTTCCTGATACATTACCTCTTTTCCCTGATGTATCACCTCCTCTTTTTGATATAAAACCTCCTCTTCCTGCTGTATTGCCTCTTGTCCTTAATGTATTACGACCTCTTCTTAATATATTACCTCCTCTTCCTGACGTATTACCTTTTCCTTTTGCTGTGTTACTTCTATTTCCTGATGAATGGCTTCCCTTTTTTGATGTAGTGCCTCCTCTTTGTGATATTTTCCCTCCTCTTCCTGAGGTTGTTCCCCTTCTTTTTGATGTAGTACCTTTAAGTCCTCGTTtcgctttttcttctttctgtttttttactttcttctcttgtcgttcttcgtTGCTGCCTGCgtcttccctctttcttttgcAAGCTGTAGACAGATTTATCGTTCATAACCGgattaagattaaaattaaaatgaacacaacacattttaacaataaaaatggcaACAGctctgtcaaagaaaaaatctgGTAGTCTTGTTTTCTCCAGTCTTTaaggtaattatttttaattaatttgtaaataagaaaacttaaatatgtaaaacacacaacgtgcgcgcgcacacacacacatatatatatattagggcTCTATTGTGTAAGAACCTAAATTATCTGATCTCTTTACTGGAAATATACATTATACTATTTATGTTCTTGCCTGGTATTCTGTCCTTCTCATCCTCGCTACTGTTACATCCCGGTGTCACGTGGTTCATACTCATGCTGGGAACGTTAACTTTTTCCTTCGACTGGTCTGCCTGACTTGTCTGGGGGGACATGCCAATGAAGAGTTGAGATGGTTGAATTTGATCACCTGGCGAAGAGAAGGTAGAGTGCTAGACATGAGGGACCAAGAAGTATTTTCGAGTGcgattcaaaacattttatctttgaGTACACATGAGAGCCACTTGAACattatgaaggaaagaaaaagagtttcTTGGTGTCTTCGTTACTGTCTACAAACTCTccttatcattatttattgtgcCCGCTTTTAAGAAACAAAGCCAAGGCCAGCTGAAGACTATGCTGTATCTAAACCAGTGGTTCGGaaccggggttctatcgaaccctaggggttcggtgagtcagtctcaggggttcggcggagcccccgccacggaggtcaagacacacccgcaattcgtgatgacactaaagaagggttcggtgaatgtgcatatgaaacttctGGGTTTGGTACCTCTAAACTGTTCAAGAAGTGTAATTCATATACATAGACGTTCTAAAGAGCGAGATCCATCAAGTGCAATTCTATCCTTTCTAATTTTTCTCACGCATTAAAGAACATGAAATACTCATAGTCATGCCCCGTTGCTTACAATGAAAGCTCTTAGCAGAATATTATTTACACACGGTATAAAAGGCTGACTGTAGTTAGCGGAggggaaaggaaagagaagtggACAAAGAAGACAAGTGGCTGCGTGTTTGGCTGAGTGAATTTGTTGTACCTGGTATCTCCTTCACTCGCTCAGTGTCGCTCTTTCCAAGAAACATTATTTTCGATTGCCACAGCAGGCAGTTTCTCTTTTGTAAACTGATGTTAGGAATAATTTTCAAGATAGTACCATTaacaagtaaaaatgtttatatagcaTAATTCATCAAATCAACTGCTTTTGGATAAATCCATATTACAAAAAACATCTTAAAAAGCGTGTTTGTTATTAAGGagaggagtaaaaaaaaatcaacaatattCGTGTCAACGCCGCTTAGAGTAAAAAGCATGAAGCCAACTTACTCATCATTATTTCCTCGAAATCTCTATTAAGTGTTTCATCTCTCATCTTTGGGCGCCAAGCCCTTTGAAGATCCAACCAGTCTTGGTCTGTGAACGGACGAAGGCGAACACCCCGCGTGTTGTGCAATTTCTTCAGTCCATCCACGTTGTCTTGGTGCTGGTTGTCAGATATTCGAGAAAGATGTGAGCTACAGTCATCCTTCTTTATACATGATGGTCGTTTGATGCGATGTATCCCCGAAAATACAATTTCTATTTGCAGGTCTTGATTGTGATCCACCTTGGCGGTTTGCAGAAGCTGTATAAACTTTTGACAACATTCATGACAAGGAGCATCGCTGGTGTATATCTTGATGTTTGGAGAATCCAGGTCTTGACTCTTAAGCTTTTCTGTCAAACGATTGATTACATCAACTTCTGGGTGTATTTGGTTGTTGATTGCACACCCGGCATCAGATCGGATATCTTCTTCCTTTTTGGTTCCACTTGTGTACTGTGCAAGAACAAACATACCCGGAATTCCGTTGTGTGGATTACTTGGCATGAATGCTTTGAACGATGGTATTGTTATATTCATAGTCAATTGGTTGGTGCTGCAAATGGGTGGTGTAAACATTCATACCCGACACCTGGCAGTGAAGAACAGGTAAGGTTATGATCTCGCCTCTTGCACAGGAATTTTCTCACCGGATGTAGTACAAACTGCGATGTAGTCTCATAGTCACTCAGGCTAACTGCGATGTAGTCTCATAGTCACTCAGGCTAACTGTGGTGTAGTCTCATATATAGTCACTCAGGCTGTGATGTagtctcattttctttcacgTTGGCTTCTTGACAGCCGCCATTACTGACTCAAAGTAAGAGCCAAACTCAACCTGTAGGCGCTAGGTGATAATACACACCTGTATGCGTCGACGAGTATTCGTGTCTCACTCGGGTTTTCCCTGTTTTAAATAACAACCTGTCAGCCGACACCCAAACCTCTCTGCACCGCTTAAAGGACAACCCGAGCGCTCAGCGGAAATCGCTGGTAATAAGCATAAAGTATCagaaaaacatattccggtggtatttaTTGACGAAGAgacacgagaaatattatagtaatgtttttcttttaagcaCATCTGGATTTGTCGGAAAAAATTTAGTGACGAAAGggaagtattttaaaaactagcGTGACCTGCATGAAAAGTTTAACCGCCATACCTGTGTCTGTGCATAGGTTTGTGGTCTGTGcgagaaaaaattgtttttactagACGGGGAAATTACATTGAAAAAACCGTTCTTAAATGTTTTGGTAAAGTTTGTATGCAAATGTTGCTACAATATTACTTTAATGGACATGATAAACAATTCATAAACATTTGCTACAAACGTTATTCAAATATCCCCTGACAACATTTTGTAAACGTTCATAAAATGTTACTATGCTAACTGTGAAAGTAGTAGCTGGTTCAAAAGTCCTTCCAgtccaaaatataaaatataaattttaactTACGACTGCGAGGCATTTTCAGGATGATTTCAAAATCCTTCTTTAGCAGTTCTCCTTCTTTCCTCAGACTGTCCAAGCCTCTTCGAAGATCCAGCCAGTCTTGGTCTTTGAATGTGCGAAGTTGAACACCTTTCCTTTGCAGATTCTTCAGTTGAGCCACATTATTATCGTGATCCGCTTGAGTAAACTGAGACAAATGACCGTTGCAGCTCCAGTCTTTCTTGCAAGAAGGTCGTTTGATACGATACAGTCCAGAAAACACGATTTCAACATTTAGTTCCATGCCATGCTCTGACTTTGTGTGGTCCAAAAGTGCTATCAACTTTTGGCTACATTCATGACAAGGCGAGAAActaatgtatatttttacatttgggGAATCTACTTTTCCCTCCTTAAGCTggcattttaaatgttcaatTATATCATCTTCTGTGTGTCTTCGAGGTATTCTGTTTTTAGCTACGAAATGACGAGTCTCACCGTTGGATGTGTATTGTACCACAGCATAAGTGAGCTTATTCCAGAAAAAATCATGGCCTTCACTTGTAATGAAGGTCTGTAGCACTTCAGCGAACTCGTCTGTTGTACTCGCCATTGTGAGAATAAGTGCTCCTGTTACCTTTGAATTTGACTGACGAACACTATCAGGAAGTTAATCCACCAGATCACAAGAAATCCACTTTACCTTTGTGTCCCTCAGTTAAGTGTCAGACACTCAGGAAGGCAACAGCTTTGGTGCATACACAGTACTTAGCTGAAAGAATGTGCTGAGAGCTGTAGATGTTTGAAATGTAGGTGAACGGGCAGTAGGGGAATGTCAGTCCCAAGCCCCACCAAAGGAAGTTTGGGGAATTACTAGTCTATTTTTAGAGTCAACTCATCCGGATTGTCTTTTCCGTGAAGTCGACCTCCGCTCACCGAtttcgttattttatttatttaggcTTGTGGTGTGGCCTTAAGTTTCAGGAAGAATATCATGTATTTATCGCCaagctggacaaaaaaaaaaattgttgaaagtAATGTTTACAATACAGAGTGCAATACAGCGCAGTCTGTAGGCTATGTACATATCTTCATATATTCAGCAGCTTTGAAACATATTATGCAAAACATCGATATTTGTTACTGTCATACAAAGTGTAGCTTAACTCATTATTTGTGGGACTTTGAGAATCATATCCAGCTATGCATGAATGATAAAccttttcaataaataaaaagtaaacatgataGAAAGACAAATCAAAATTATCATTTAAGTTCAAAGTACTACATGTATAATAAGTTATTGatactttaataaaaaaaactttttatctaCTCATTGAATAGAGGATTAAAATCGTTTTAACAAGACCAGTCAGATTATTGGATTATTTCTATAATAATTAGTGTACAAGAGGGAATAGCTTTCCGGATACACAAATATTACAGCTTACACATGACCTATAAGTGACCAATCTGAGACTTGTAACAATTTTCTCTTGTGTATCAAATATGTGTGTAGCAACCAAGCTAATTGCTTCAGACAGATAATACTTTATAATTTAATAACCTACCTTGCCAGCGGCAGAAGGAAAGGTCACATGTTATTGAATGTTACTTCGTAATATATTCAGACATCTTGGCCTCACCCACTCTGTTAGTTTTCATGTCAAAGAACTTGAAGAAAGCCATGGTGTGctgaacaataacaacactgtAACACTGTCTTTCTGCAAGTAGAAGTGTCATGGAGTAAACAGAGGTGTGGTAAGAGGTAACTTTGTTCCCCTTCACTTACTCTGAGAGACAGATATTAACTGACAAGTGTAGGTATAAAGAGATCCGGGGTGTCGCGTAACGGGTGTCGCGGGACTCGCTCACTCGcagacacactcgcacacacacacacacaaacttccaCGTGCCCGacgcgagcaacgaagccaatcactcctcagtggacacaaaacactTGCACGAGGCTACAATACAAAATTGAAATTTATTGGCGGTCGCAGAGTGGACTGAGCTGTTGCATTCCGACATATTTGTACTTTGTGACCTTACAGGTAGAACTTGCTGACTCACCTCAGTTTCTGGTATTTGGTCGCGCGACATGGCAGACGGAAAGTGAAAGACTGAAAgcgaagaaaacattttctgatgccGAAAATGAAGTAGATGAGATATGTGAATATGTTGTTTATGGTGTGTGAGTGACATAATATATAAAGCTCTTTGATTCTAACCGTGCTTGGgctgccattttgtttttaccttgTCTGTATTTAACAATATCTGATCTGCGTGTTTATGTTTACGGTTCAGTTAAAGCCAGGTGTTGATAGCTGTCGTATATTCGTTTACAACCTTAAGTTAATAGTTGTCACATAGCAATTTACAGACATAAGTTGATATCTGTCATAACACTTTACTGGAtaattaaatatgtaaaagtatGAAAAACTTAGTGGAAAcgggaaaaaaatgctttattttaaatcaagatgaatgtttgaagtgaaatatatatatatataaatttttaagcGCATTGACTAAAATTTGCTTTCATTATCCAtgtgtaaagaaagatttttttctgcttttcaatTTATACCAGCAAGTATCGAGATGAGTATGAACGACACCTAACAACAGgtggaaatgaaaaagaaaattatgctaAACATGTgcgttaaatatttttttagagaGGAAAGTTTTAGTTGCCTACAATACAGTAAAGAATTTAATAttcactctttaaaaaaattgtgttgatACTATGTTCGATTCTGTTATTAAGAGTTAAATTTTACGTACTTACActtttctatgtatatatataatgtcacaACACAACATTCTGTACATAAAGGgttttcgtgatttttttttttggtcattcaCAAAGGACATTACTGAGCAAGTTGGTGTGTGTTTACTTGTTAAAATTggaaatgtacattttaaaacaatatttttttatcaatgcATAATCAAGTCTTATAAAACCATACACCATACATACACATTAGTTATTGTgcaaatgttaaaacatttttaaagtagtACTTGTACATGTAAAGTAGTTCTTGTACTTGTAGCTTTGCTTCTTCTCTGTAAGAGCACAGGTAGAGCAAACTGCTTCATTAACACCTTATTTGATATTACACACagtcattaatttatttatcaattaCATACAAGTTAGTTACACTTTAAATGCCGTGTCTGAAGTGTTCTTATGTGTGCTCAAAATTGAAACAATAGATTGTGAGCATCGTCTTGTTTACAAGTTTACCAACAGTCAATAACACTTAACATCTGCTATTGATTGTTCTTAACTCGTTGCCTCCACTTCCTCAGGTGTTACCACTTCGTGAATAATTACTTCATCTGCTTTTACTTGTTCTTCTTGGtattctcctttctcttttcgtTCGTTCtctttcattaatttcttgtcTCGTCTTTCATCTTCGCCACTTTCATCTTCCCTCTTCCTTTTGCGAGCTATGGACAGAGAAAAATCTAAAACCATCATGTTTTAACCCATCttcaatttatatttattaatttctaaACACGAGTATCTAAAACTCATAAACTTGTGAGAAGTGTTActgactgcacacacacacacacgcacgctatCGGCAAAGAAAACTGTGAGTTTTCATATTATAAGCTAATAAAATGCATCTTATCactttgtttacagaaaagatcaattatattatttatgtccTCGCCTGTTATTCCGTCTTCCTCTTCCTCGTCACTGCCTGCACAAACTTCCGGTGTCGTGCGCATGTCAGGCTCGTTCTGCTTGTCAAGGCTCACGTACCCAGGCTCGTCTGATTCACTTTTCTGGGTGGGACTCAAGGACATTGCGGTGGTGCACTGAGACGACTGCTCGATCTGATCAACTGGTGAAGAGAGTACAAATACTCATCACCTCTATGTGCAGTTCTTTCTAAAAGCACATTACTACAGTTATTCTATCGAGCTGATTTAGCTGATATCAATGTTCTCATTGGTTTCATGTTTTCAAGTAGAATAATAAGAGAAATTTTGAATGCCATCGATTAATCTGATTAACCTAGCGATATGTAGACCTAcaactatatttttttgtttgttctggaTTAAAATTACCCTGTCcctatattaattattaaatcgGTTAATAATAGGAAGGTctatagaaaatgttttttacagaataaataGCCTTGAATAGTGATAGtgttgtatacatgtacacacgaAAATCACTGAAGCAAATAATTAGAGGAAAGAAACGAATTTCCAGATTGTCATGattaatttttgcaaaattaaataataatctttcttacttttttatatattgtgcGAAAGACATCTAAAAACTATGCTGCCTTTAAACTgttcaaacatcaacaaatgtATTACTATAAATAAATCTGATGAGGAACGAAACCCTtgaaatgcaaatatatttGTGCGGAGAAGTTTCTATCTGTAGTTGTACAGACGCATAAAAAATCATGCGAAGACTGATAACACACCTGTTGCTCAAATTGTAAACTCCAAGTTAATTATGCCGGGGAATTCGAAAGTAGCCgtggcattttattttttaaataagagaaaattcTACAATGTTGACAAGTGGATGTGTTTCGCTGTGCGACACAGTTGTACTTGGTACCCCCTCGCCCTCTAACCCTCTCACCTGAGTTCTTTCTAAGAAACACCATTTTCGATTTGCACATCCTAACGTTTTACTTTCGAAACTGGTATTAGAATAATTCTCTCCATACTACTCATAATGCTAAATTTAATCGTTTGCTTTTGGATAAATCGCTATCATAAATAATTCACTAAactacttgttttttttttagtgagaaaaaaaaaaacaatccgg
Encoded proteins:
- the LOC112568264 gene encoding translation initiation factor IF-2-like isoform X1 produces the protein MFTPPICSTNQLTMNITIPSFKAFMPSNPHNGIPGMFVLAQYTSGTKKEEDIRSDAGCAINNQIHPEVDVINRLTEKLKSQDLDSPNIKIYTSDAPCHECCQKFIQLLQTAKVDHNQDLQIEIVFSGIHRIKRPSCIKKDDCSSHLSRISDNQHQDNVDGLKKLHNTRGVRLRPFTDQDWLDLQRAWRPKMRDETLNRDFEEIMMSDQIQPSQLFIGMSPQTSQADQSKEKVNVPSMSMNHVTPGCNSSEDEKDRIPACKRKREDAGSNEERQEKKVKKQKEEKAKRGLKGTTSKRRGTTSGRGGKISQRGGTTSKKGSHSSGNRSNTAKGKGNTSGRGGNILRRGRNTLRTRGNTAGRGGFISKRGGDTSGKRGNVSGRARNTSGRRGGNISGKRGGNTSGKRGGNTSGKRGGNISGKRGGNTSGKRGGNISGKRGGNTSGKRGGNTSGKRGGNTSGKRGGNTSGKRGGNTSGKRGNVSRRRTTTGRGGHTS
- the LOC112568264 gene encoding keratin, type I cytoskeletal 9-like isoform X2, which produces MASTTDEFAEVLQTFITSEGHDFFWNKLTYAVVQYTSNGETRHFVAKNRIPRRHTEDDIIEHLKCQLKEGKVDSPNVKIYISFSPCHECSQKLIALLDHTKSEHGMELNVEIVFSGLYRIKRPSCKKDWSCNGHLSQFTQADHDNNVAQLKNLQRKGVQLRTFKDQDWLDLRRGLDSLRKEGELLKKDFEIILKMPRSRDQIQPSQLFIGMSPQTSQADQSKEKVNVPSMSMNHVTPGCNSSEDEKDRIPACKRKREDAGSNEERQEKKVKKQKEEKAKRGLKGTTSKRRGTTSGRGGKISQRGGTTSKKGSHSSGNRSNTAKGKGNTSGRGGNILRRGRNTLRTRGNTAGRGGFISKRGGDTSGKRGNVSGRARNTSGRRGGNISGKRGGNTSGKRGGNTSGKRGGNISGKRGGNTSGKRGGNISGKRGGNTSGKRGGNTSGKRGGNTSGKRGGNTSGKRGGNTSGKRGNVSRRRTTTGRGGHTS